DNA sequence from the Desulfovulcanus ferrireducens genome:
CAACAATAATTGTTGGTAGATGCTAATTGACTTCAGTTTTCACCATGAGCTATAAACAACGAGCAAGGTATCAACATGTATCAAGCATATGGAGTTCTTGGCTACCCCATTAGCCACTCCTTAAGCCCTCCACTACACAACTGGGCATTTAAGCAAAAAGGGCTGCCTAAAACCTATTTCCGTTGGTCCATACCGACGGAAAAATTACCGGAATTCATGGTTGCCGTGCGCACTCTGCCCATTGCCGGGGTCAGTGTAACCATCCCACACAAACAAACCATCCTGCCCTATCTGGATATCTTGACTCCACGGGCGTTAAAAATTGGGGCGGTTAATACATTGTATTGGGAGGATGAAAAACTTGTCGGGGATAATACCGACATTATAGGTTTCACAACCCCTTTAACCCTCTCACAAGAAAAAATAAACTCCGCCCTTATCCTGGGTAGCGGCGGGGCAAGTAGAGCTGTAATCGTAGGGCTCAAAGACTTGTCTGTTTCTACAATTTACCTGACAAACAGGACGGAAGAAAAGGCAAGAACCCTTGCACGTGAATTTGACCTGAAAACAATTGCCTGGGAAGAGAGATATGAGGTAGAGGCAGACCTTCTGGTCAACACCACCCCTTTAGGTATGCACGGAAAATGGGAAAATCATTCGCCCTGGGACAAGAACTTAAGCCGGTTCAAAATTGTCTACGACCTGATTTATAACCCTTTGCAAACCAGGCTTCTTATTGATGCCCAAAAAGAAGGTTGCAAGACAATTTCTGGCCTGTCCATGTTTGTCTACCAGGCCCTGGAACAATTTCGCATATGGACAGAGCAAGAGTTTTGCCCATCTGAAGCTATGAATTTCTTAAGGCAGCTTATGGAACATAGATCTTAAGCTTGTCCCCGGGACGAATAATCCCTCTTTTAGACAAACCATTCCATTCTACAAGGTCAGAAGTTCTCACAGCAAACTTTCTGGCGATATCCCACAGGGTATCGCCTTTGCGCACACGATATTCGACCAACCGGGCATGAACACTCTCTGCCTGGCGCCGAGCCAACTGAGTTTGTTTATAACTTACATCAGGTATATATAGTTTCTGGCCAGGCCTGAGAGATTTGGCAGAGGTAATTCCATTGGCCCTGATAAGAGTTTTCAGACTAATACCAAAATGCCTGGAGATATCCCACAGGGTATCGCCCTTTTGTACTATATAATTGGCCCGCTTCTTTGCCAACGCCCTGATCCTGTCAGCATTATAAATAGCAATATCCGACCCTTTAGCCGGGACCATAATCCATGAGCCGGGCCTTAGCAGATTACTTCTTCTATTATTCACCTTTTTCAACACGGCAATAGGTACACCAAATCGCCTGGAAATGCGCCACCATGAATCTCCCCGACGAATCTTGTATCTCTTGTAGCCGGCATAAGGCCTGGACCGAGGATTATCCAGATAGGCCTTGGCCAACTGTAACTTTTCCTTGGGGATATAAACAAAACAATCCTTGTCCGGCGGGCTGACTTGACGACGAAAGGCCGGATTCAATTTCCTGAATTCCTTCCACTTTACACCAGCGGCACCAGCCAAAGCCAAAAGGTCTGTTCCGCCTTTTATCTTTAACTTCTCAACCTGCGTATCCCTATCCCAATCAATGGGTTCAAAGCCTAGTTCTTCCAGGTTCTGTACAATTTTTAAAATGGCTAGAAATTTGGGGACATAATACTTGGTTTCTTTCCTTAAGTAGCGTCGCTTTTTGGCCAAATCAAAAAAATTATCGCAACCGCTACGCCTAAGGGCCCAGGAAATTCTCCCTTCCCCCGCATTGTACGCAGCCAGGGCCAGGTACCAATCTCCAAAATCATTATATAATTTCTTTAAATAACTGGCTGCTGCATAGGTAGATAAATATGGATCCCGGCGCTCATCTATCCACCAATCCACCTTTAGACCATACTTTCGTCCTGTTGATGGCATAAACTGCCACATACCTGCAGCTCCAGCCCTGGAATAGGCCCAAGGGTTGAACCCACTTTCCGCAAAGGGCAGAAAAATCAAATCCTGGGGTAATCCCTGAGCTGTGAAGACTTCTTTAATAAAAGGTAAAAAGTCCTGCGCCCTTTTCAGCCATCTAGCAAAGGTCTTGCGGTACTTGTGGGTATAGAGTTTAAAATAGAGCTGCATCTCCTTGGTTTCATATACATCGAGATCAAATTGTATGGCTGTTTTTGTCTGTAGGACCTTTTCCTCTTCAGGAGTAAGCTGGACCTGCTCTTGAACAAGTTCTTGCTCAATTTCCGGAGCAAGCTCCTGCTCAATTTCCGGTTCTAAATCTTTCTCCTCCAAAACATCGCTACTAAAATCTTCACTTGTAACAAGAGGCTCCTCATTGGATGGGCTTTCCAGGGTTGATGATTCCTCTTTAACATCATTGGTCATTGCTACAGGTTGTTCCACAACCTGCTCCCTTTGAGTAGTCGTCTTAAGTGGTGCACAGGCGAATAAAAAAATGGTTATTAACAATGCCCAAAAGCGCATAGAGTCTCTCCTCATTGATGCAGATTAGTTAAACTTCGGAGCTACCTGAAACTTATCTACTTGGCAATAACAAATCTGCCTGTTATCAGGGTAAAATCATACTTTCGGATATCAAGCCAGATTAAATCAATTCAATTTTAACCTGAATTTATGAGTAAAATGATTAATTACATCCCCGGGCGCAAACCGGTAATAGAACTTATCCAAAACGAACCGGAAAAAATTGACCTTGTATACTTCCAACACCATAAGGGTGGAGCATTGGCCAAAATAGTCAACCAGTGCAGACATAACCGTATCCGTTATAAATTTCTAAACAGAGCTGACCTTGACCGCATTTATAGCGGCAACCATCAAGGTGTGATAGCCCGTACTAGCGCCCAAAAAACTATCCCCCTGGGCGAAATTCTGGCAAAGGCCCAAAAAGCTTATCTTCCCGTTCTGTTAGCCTTAGATCAAATTCAAGACCCCGGCAACGTTGGTACTCTGGCCAGGACCGCGCTTGCCCTGGGTACAGGCGGCTTTATCGTGCCTAAAGACCGTAGTGCTTATTTAGGCGCAGGTGCATACAAAGCCTCTGCCGGGGCCATCCAGCAAATAAATATTTCCCGTGTAACCAACCTTGCCCGGGCTCTGGATGAAGCTAGGGATAGTGGTTTCTGGATCTATGCAGCCAGATATGATTTAGAAGCAGAAAATATTTTTGATTTCAGGATCAAATTTCCAGCAATTCTAGTACTGGGAAATGAAGAGAAGGGGATAAGACCCAATGTGCTCAAACGCTGTCACCACAGCCTTTATATCCCTATGCCCGGAGGATTTGATTCATTGAACGTAGCACAGGCCGGTGCGATCATGCTCGGCCAATTTCTGGGTAAAAAGGAAAGGAAAAGTGACTGAATAGCTCAGCGAATATAATTGGGTAAATTAAGCAAGAGTTCCCGAGTATAGGTGATCATCTTGTCCATGATCCATGGAAATGCAATTAAGAGGACGATAAAGATGGAAATAATCTTGGGGACCAGAGTCAGTGTCATCTCCTGAAGCTGGGTTGCAGCCTGAATAATGCTGACCAGCACCCCAACTACCAGCCCAACACCCAGCATGGGCAAGGATATCATCAAAGTCAATTCAATGGCCTCCCTGGCAAAACCAACCACAAATTCTGGAGTCATTAATCTCCCCCCCTACTAAACTTTAGCCACTAAAGAAGTCATCTTGGGCCTTGTAACTATAATGAAAAAAATGACCTATTAAGCAAAACTATTTACCAAAGAACCAACAAGTAAATTCCAGCCATCTACCATAACAAAAAGTAAAATCTTAAACGGCATCGAGATCATTATTGGTGGGAGCATCATCATACCCATAGACAAAAGGATGCTGGCCACGACCATGTCCAGAATCAAAAAAGGAATGTAAATTAAAAAGCCTATCTGAAAGCCGGTTTTCAGTTCACTGATCATATAGGCAGGCACCAGAATCATGGTCGGCACATCTTCCTTGCTCTTGGGCCGCTCCATTTTCGTAATGGAAAAAAAGATTGAAAGATCCTTTTCCCGAGTATGTTTGAATAAAAATTGTCGCACTGGCTGTTCAGCTAATTTCAGAGCCTCTTTATAACCGATTTCTTCATTAAGATAAGGCTGTAGAGCTTGATCATTGATTTGTTTGCCAACGGGAGCCATGATTGCCACCGTCATAAAAATGGCCAAACCCGCCAAAACCTGGTTGGGAGGCATCTGCTGCGTTCCCATGGCATGACGCAAAAAAGAAAAAACAATAATAATTCTCGTAAAGGAAGTTATAGTGAGCACAATGGCCGGAGCCACCGAAAGAACAGTGAGTAAAAAAAGGATCTCTAAAAGCACAGAGACCTTTTCCGGCTCTGTCTGGCCTGCAGCTAGCTGGAGAGAAATGGAAGGTAAAACGGGCTCATCAACCCCAAAAACCAGGGAAGGTAGGAAAACAAGCAGGCTAAGGTTTACGAGAATGAGAATTCTTTTCCTGGGCCAAAATACTGGAAAAGTCCTGTTCGGTTTCATGGTCCGCATCCATCTCCATTAACTTGTTGATTTGGGTTTCAGTAACCCCAAGTACAAGATATTTATTCAAAAAGCGGACCACAACCACGTTCTTCTTCGGGCCTAGCCCCAGGCTGGCCACCATATTTAGTTTCCCTCTGCCAAAAGGCAGACCTGCCTTGGACCCAAAACGGCGCAATAGATAAAAACCAATGAAAATAAGGGCTAGAATTATAAACAGGGCCGCGGCCATCTTAATACCGGCCAGCCCCACATCCAGATTGGGTGCAGCAATATTGGTTGCGTTAGCCAAGTTGCTTGATCCTCTCGATAGGGCTTATAATATCTGTAAGCCTAACGCCAAATTTTTCATTAATGACCACTGCTTCACCTCTGGCTACCAATTTCCCATTAACCAAAACTTCCAAAGGTTCTCCGGCCAATTTATTCAATTCTATGACTGAACCCTGACCTAGTTGCAGTAGTTCGTTTATTAAAAGCTGCGTACTGCCAAGTTGTGCCGTTACTGTCAAAGGAATGTCCAGAATAAATTCCAAATCCCTTTTTGGTCTCTCTTTTTTGGCTCTGGCTTCAGCTGTCAAATCTTTGAACTGGGCCTCTTTTGACTGAGCAGCCAGAGATTTACGCTTTTCTTCATCTTTAATCTTTTCCTCTTCTTCGGAAGCCAAGGCCTTGGCCCACTCTTCTGCCAAATCCTCTTGCTCAGAAGAACTTGTTTCTTCCCCTGCTTCCTGGTCTTCACCAGCAAGATCAATGTTTTCTTCACCCAAAGCAGCAGCCCACTCTTCAGCTAGTTTCTCCTGATCGGTCATTTCTTTTTTTTCTTCGTCTGCCATTTTTTCACCTTTTAAAAATATAATGTTTAATTATACTTTACCCAAATTAAAAATGAGTTTCTTCTTCTTTTATTACTTGAAAGGCCTTATTGCCTTTTACAAAACCTGGTAGTCCGTAAAATTTCGTAACGCCCTCCACTTCAGCCCTTAACAAATCATCCTCATCTGTGTCTAAAAGGAGAATATCCCCCACATCCAGGTTCAAAAGCTGCCGACCGGTAATCTGAGTCTGCCCTAAAATAACCTCCACCTTCACCGGCACCTCCATAAGACGCTCTTTAAATCTTGATATCCACGCATGGTCCACCTCAAGACGCTCTGATTGAAAGGCAGCATAAAGCTTAGAGCGTATAGGCTCAATAGTAGCATAAGGCAGACTGATCACTAAAGAACCAATGGCATTCTCTAACTCCACCTCAAAAGATACAACAACAACCACGTCACTGGGCGGAACAATGGCCGCAAATTGAGGGTTAATTTCCGAACGAACCAGTTCTATTTTTACTTCGTGCACTGGATTCCAAGCACTTTCTAAATTGGATAGTAATATTTTCACAACTCGGGTAATAATTGTCTGTTCAATGGGCGTAAAATCACGCCCCTCCACTTTGGGCACGGAACCTGACCCCCCAAAAAAATTTTCCACCAAGGCAAACACCAGCCTGGTATCCACAACCATCAAAGCATTTCCTCGCAATGGGTCCATTTTAAAGATATTTATACTGGTGGGCACAGGTAAAGAGCGCATAAAATCACCGAACTTGCTCATGTCAATGGACACGGGATTGACATCTACCCTTTTGCGCATAGCATTGGCCATGGCATTGCTGGCAAGGCGGGCAAAACGATCATTGATAATCTCTAAAACAGGCATCCGTCCCCGAATGATCCGATCCTGATTGGAAAGATCAAAAGGAACTATCCCGGAGTCATCTTCAGGGATATCAGTTTCTGCCTCTATTTCACCTCCGGTTAGACCCCGAAGTAACGCATCAACTTCGTCCTGATTTAAAATTTTGTTCATCTCTAATCCTTATTGTACAACAAATTCAGTAAAATATACTCTTACTACCTTAGCCTTGCCCAAAATTTGATTTAACCGCTCCACAATCTCATTTTTGAGCTGAATCTTCTCTTCCATAGAATCAATATCTGCAAAACTCTTACTGGACAGTAAAAGCAAAATGGTATCTTTTACTTTGGGCAACTTTTTTTCCAAGACCTCGACTGTTTTTTTATCTATCAGTTCCACATCCAGAGAAAGCTTCAAATATCTACGCCCTAAAGGATCGGCCAGGTTAACCACAAAGGGGGGCAAAGAATACATTTCTGTCGGCCCCTGCTCTGCGGGCTGTTTCTCTTGTTGGGCCTGCTGTTCGCCCTGGGGTTGGGCTCCGCCTTCTGCCTCAACCTTGTCTTTAGGGCCGGCAAAAAAGTACTTATAGCCAAAGAATCCACCCACTCCTAGGATTATCAAAAGTACCAGTAAAATTATCCACTTTAAAATGCCACCCTTTTTCTTTTCCTCTGTTTGCTCCTGGTCCTTTTTTTTCTTGGCCATGTTTGCTCCCTTTGAAAAATTTATGTTGGATACTGATTT
Encoded proteins:
- a CDS encoding flagellar basal body-associated FliL family protein, with translation MAKKKKDQEQTEEKKKGGILKWIILLVLLIILGVGGFFGYKYFFAGPKDKVEAEGGAQPQGEQQAQQEKQPAEQGPTEMYSLPPFVVNLADPLGRRYLKLSLDVELIDKKTVEVLEKKLPKVKDTILLLLSSKSFADIDSMEEKIQLKNEIVERLNQILGKAKVVRVYFTEFVVQ
- the rlmB gene encoding 23S rRNA (guanosine(2251)-2'-O)-methyltransferase RlmB; translated protein: MSKMINYIPGRKPVIELIQNEPEKIDLVYFQHHKGGALAKIVNQCRHNRIRYKFLNRADLDRIYSGNHQGVIARTSAQKTIPLGEILAKAQKAYLPVLLALDQIQDPGNVGTLARTALALGTGGFIVPKDRSAYLGAGAYKASAGAIQQINISRVTNLARALDEARDSGFWIYAARYDLEAENIFDFRIKFPAILVLGNEEKGIRPNVLKRCHHSLYIPMPGGFDSLNVAQAGAIMLGQFLGKKERKSD
- the fliM gene encoding flagellar motor switch protein FliM; translated protein: MNKILNQDEVDALLRGLTGGEIEAETDIPEDDSGIVPFDLSNQDRIIRGRMPVLEIINDRFARLASNAMANAMRKRVDVNPVSIDMSKFGDFMRSLPVPTSINIFKMDPLRGNALMVVDTRLVFALVENFFGGSGSVPKVEGRDFTPIEQTIITRVVKILLSNLESAWNPVHEVKIELVRSEINPQFAAIVPPSDVVVVVSFEVELENAIGSLVISLPYATIEPIRSKLYAAFQSERLEVDHAWISRFKERLMEVPVKVEVILGQTQITGRQLLNLDVGDILLLDTDEDDLLRAEVEGVTKFYGLPGFVKGNKAFQVIKEEETHF
- a CDS encoding LysM peptidoglycan-binding domain-containing protein, giving the protein MRFWALLITIFLFACAPLKTTTQREQVVEQPVAMTNDVKEESSTLESPSNEEPLVTSEDFSSDVLEEKDLEPEIEQELAPEIEQELVQEQVQLTPEEEKVLQTKTAIQFDLDVYETKEMQLYFKLYTHKYRKTFARWLKRAQDFLPFIKEVFTAQGLPQDLIFLPFAESGFNPWAYSRAGAAGMWQFMPSTGRKYGLKVDWWIDERRDPYLSTYAAASYLKKLYNDFGDWYLALAAYNAGEGRISWALRRSGCDNFFDLAKKRRYLRKETKYYVPKFLAILKIVQNLEELGFEPIDWDRDTQVEKLKIKGGTDLLALAGAAGVKWKEFRKLNPAFRRQVSPPDKDCFVYIPKEKLQLAKAYLDNPRSRPYAGYKRYKIRRGDSWWRISRRFGVPIAVLKKVNNRRSNLLRPGSWIMVPAKGSDIAIYNADRIRALAKKRANYIVQKGDTLWDISRHFGISLKTLIRANGITSAKSLRPGQKLYIPDVSYKQTQLARRQAESVHARLVEYRVRKGDTLWDIARKFAVRTSDLVEWNGLSKRGIIRPGDKLKIYVP
- the aroE gene encoding shikimate dehydrogenase, which codes for MYQAYGVLGYPISHSLSPPLHNWAFKQKGLPKTYFRWSIPTEKLPEFMVAVRTLPIAGVSVTIPHKQTILPYLDILTPRALKIGAVNTLYWEDEKLVGDNTDIIGFTTPLTLSQEKINSALILGSGGASRAVIVGLKDLSVSTIYLTNRTEEKARTLAREFDLKTIAWEERYEVEADLLVNTTPLGMHGKWENHSPWDKNLSRFKIVYDLIYNPLQTRLLIDAQKEGCKTISGLSMFVYQALEQFRIWTEQEFCPSEAMNFLRQLMEHRS
- the fliN gene encoding flagellar motor switch protein FliN; translated protein: MADEEKKEMTDQEKLAEEWAAALGEENIDLAGEDQEAGEETSSSEQEDLAEEWAKALASEEEEKIKDEEKRKSLAAQSKEAQFKDLTAEARAKKERPKRDLEFILDIPLTVTAQLGSTQLLINELLQLGQGSVIELNKLAGEPLEVLVNGKLVARGEAVVINEKFGVRLTDIISPIERIKQLG
- the fliP gene encoding flagellar type III secretion system pore protein FliP (The bacterial flagellar biogenesis protein FliP forms a type III secretion system (T3SS)-type pore required for flagellar assembly.), which encodes MKPNRTFPVFWPRKRILILVNLSLLVFLPSLVFGVDEPVLPSISLQLAAGQTEPEKVSVLLEILFLLTVLSVAPAIVLTITSFTRIIIVFSFLRHAMGTQQMPPNQVLAGLAIFMTVAIMAPVGKQINDQALQPYLNEEIGYKEALKLAEQPVRQFLFKHTREKDLSIFFSITKMERPKSKEDVPTMILVPAYMISELKTGFQIGFLIYIPFLILDMVVASILLSMGMMMLPPIMISMPFKILLFVMVDGWNLLVGSLVNSFA
- the fliQ gene encoding flagellar biosynthesis protein FliQ; amino-acid sequence: MTPEFVVGFAREAIELTLMISLPMLGVGLVVGVLVSIIQAATQLQEMTLTLVPKIISIFIVLLIAFPWIMDKMITYTRELLLNLPNYIR
- the fliO gene encoding flagellar biosynthetic protein FliO, which encodes MANATNIAAPNLDVGLAGIKMAAALFIILALIFIGFYLLRRFGSKAGLPFGRGKLNMVASLGLGPKKNVVVVRFLNKYLVLGVTETQINKLMEMDADHETEQDFSSILAQEKNSHSRKP